The Chthoniobacterales bacterium genome has a window encoding:
- a CDS encoding L,D-transpeptidase translates to MPLHTSRRPHRISAGRTCLFIAMALACSGCTAMRDFQERWQISAERKLSTGKLARYKAQHAAFRSQPGWRKLTYRQPDLMANAKSDNTSVEISLREQRGLLLVDGAIAMDFPVATGKSSHPTPKGSYKIVEKKEDHCSNLYGRIVSASGDTVVSDADTRDDAIPEGGSFVGARMPYWMRISPAGIGMHVGHVPGSRPASHGCIRLKKDTAVELFGILGLGTPVAVASFAPVLGGPVGHESVVIGEVAEKPERPHRKPKPVATPAPATEAAPAEVAATPPSTPTVPSQSTPAPSPAN, encoded by the coding sequence ATGCCGCTGCACACCTCCCGGCGACCGCACCGCATTTCCGCGGGCAGAACCTGCCTTTTTATCGCCATGGCGTTGGCGTGCTCGGGTTGCACCGCAATGCGGGATTTCCAAGAGCGCTGGCAGATTTCGGCGGAAAGAAAACTCAGCACCGGAAAACTGGCGCGATACAAGGCGCAGCACGCGGCTTTCCGCTCGCAACCGGGATGGCGCAAGCTGACCTACCGGCAGCCGGACCTCATGGCCAATGCAAAGTCGGACAACACGTCGGTGGAAATTTCCCTGCGGGAGCAACGCGGCCTCCTGCTTGTCGATGGCGCGATCGCCATGGACTTCCCCGTGGCCACCGGAAAATCAAGTCATCCCACGCCGAAAGGTTCCTACAAAATCGTCGAGAAAAAAGAAGACCACTGCTCGAACCTCTACGGACGCATTGTTTCCGCGAGCGGCGACACCGTGGTCTCCGATGCGGACACGCGCGACGACGCCATACCCGAGGGCGGAAGCTTCGTCGGTGCGCGCATGCCCTATTGGATGCGTATCAGTCCGGCCGGTATCGGCATGCACGTGGGCCATGTCCCCGGCTCTCGGCCGGCTTCGCACGGATGTATCCGGCTCAAGAAAGATACGGCCGTCGAGTTGTTCGGCATACTCGGCCTGGGAACTCCTGTTGCCGTGGCTTCCTTCGCGCCCGTGCTAGGTGGTCCGGTCGGACACGAGAGCGTGGTGATCGGCGAGGTGGCGGAAAAACCCGAGCGTCCGCACCGCAAACCGAAACCCGTCGCTACACCTGCCCCGGCAACGGAGGCTGCTCCGGCGGAAGTAGCTGCCACCCCACCGTCCACGCCGACGGTGCCTTCGCAGTCAACGCCCGCACCCTCGCCGGCAAACTGA
- the pgsA gene encoding CDP-diacylglycerol--glycerol-3-phosphate 3-phosphatidyltransferase has protein sequence MFVTVPNQLTVLRLLLTAVFVAARESGMAWASTIAAAAFALAVLSDYLDGVLARRWRCETDFGRLMDPLADKVLIAAALVCLTWSQDIPAWAAIILISRDFLITGLRQLALSNGTVLAADPAGKTKTASQMVMIGFFLLRDAVGEFTGHTPDLPWPAWVALTGKFLVAASVLLSIYSGWRYARAHWSVVIRSGGR, from the coding sequence ATGTTCGTGACCGTTCCGAATCAGCTCACCGTTTTGCGCCTTCTTCTCACTGCGGTATTCGTGGCAGCGCGCGAATCCGGAATGGCATGGGCATCCACGATCGCAGCCGCGGCGTTTGCCTTGGCAGTTTTGTCCGATTACCTCGACGGCGTGCTGGCCCGTCGATGGCGGTGCGAGACCGATTTCGGCCGCCTGATGGATCCGCTGGCCGACAAAGTCCTGATCGCTGCAGCGCTTGTTTGTCTCACGTGGTCGCAGGATATCCCGGCGTGGGCGGCGATCATTCTGATTTCGCGCGACTTTCTTATTACGGGACTGCGCCAACTTGCGCTCTCGAACGGCACAGTGCTGGCCGCGGACCCTGCGGGAAAAACCAAGACCGCATCGCAGATGGTCATGATCGGATTTTTTCTCCTGAGGGATGCGGTGGGAGAATTCACCGGCCATACACCGGATTTGCCGTGGCCGGCATGGGTTGCGCTGACTGGAAAATTTCTCGTCGCGGCCAGCGTTCTGCTCTCCATTTACTCCGGCTGGCGCTACGCGCGTGCGCATTGGAGCGTGGTCATCCGCAGCGGCGGCCGATAG
- a CDS encoding type II secretion system F family protein, producing the protein MPHFVYQALQAGGGKVSGELEATSRQDAFAKLKQRNLQAFSLAAKGAEASSAKETTAASGENVLTRAQVLLFTEELCELLEAGLKLDRALQVIEQRQDKSPLRHVAASARQSLREGATFSAALKKASPSFSELYCNMVKAGEVSGTVSKILKRQVEFLTMMGDLQRRVTSALIYPSVIFTAGIALLVIFMTFLLPQLTSLLMKTGKTLPLATRMLVAFSGFIGAWWWVILITLVAGALAFRHFTSKGEGRAWWDRAKLQLPVFGPLLRMRFYAQFTQTLSTLLNNDVSLMQSMQLIRNATPNVYLQDLLERIAANVQDGSQLSRAIQRTAFFPPTLVDIIQVGETTGDLGAALERSAKSYDKQLSIVIERVTALIQPAVILMVALFVGLVAYSMITGILQTVQGLPKH; encoded by the coding sequence ATGCCGCACTTTGTATACCAGGCACTGCAGGCCGGCGGCGGAAAGGTTTCCGGCGAACTCGAGGCGACCAGCCGCCAGGACGCCTTCGCCAAGCTGAAACAAAGAAACCTGCAGGCGTTTTCTCTCGCGGCCAAAGGAGCGGAGGCGAGCTCAGCCAAGGAGACGACGGCTGCATCCGGCGAAAATGTGCTGACGCGCGCCCAAGTGCTGCTCTTCACTGAGGAGCTTTGCGAGCTGCTCGAGGCGGGACTCAAGCTCGACCGCGCATTGCAGGTCATCGAACAGCGGCAGGACAAATCGCCCCTGCGCCATGTCGCGGCCAGTGCGCGCCAGTCGCTGCGCGAAGGCGCCACGTTTTCAGCCGCGCTCAAAAAGGCCAGCCCCAGCTTTTCCGAGCTTTATTGCAACATGGTCAAGGCGGGCGAGGTCAGCGGGACAGTGTCCAAGATCCTCAAGCGCCAGGTGGAGTTTCTCACCATGATGGGCGACCTCCAGCGCCGCGTGACGAGCGCCCTCATCTACCCGTCGGTTATTTTCACCGCGGGCATCGCCCTTCTTGTCATCTTCATGACCTTCCTGCTTCCGCAGCTCACCTCGCTGCTGATGAAAACCGGAAAAACGCTGCCGCTGGCCACGCGGATGCTCGTCGCTTTCAGCGGGTTCATCGGCGCTTGGTGGTGGGTCATCCTGATCACGCTGGTGGCCGGCGCGCTCGCTTTCCGCCATTTCACCAGCAAGGGCGAAGGGCGCGCCTGGTGGGACCGCGCGAAACTTCAGCTGCCGGTTTTCGGGCCGCTCCTGCGCATGCGGTTCTACGCGCAGTTCACCCAGACGCTATCGACACTGCTCAACAACGACGTTTCGCTCATGCAGTCGATGCAGCTCATTCGCAATGCCACCCCGAATGTGTATCTCCAGGATCTTCTCGAGCGCATCGCTGCCAACGTGCAGGACGGATCGCAGCTTTCCCGCGCCATCCAGCGGACAGCGTTTTTTCCGCCGACCCTCGTGGACATTATCCAAGTGGGTGAAACCACCGGCGACCTCGGCGCGGCCCTCGAGCGCAGCGCGAAAAGCTACGACAAGCAGTTGTCCATCGTCATCGAGCGCGTCACGGCCCTCATCCAGCCGGCGGTCATCCTCATGGTCGCCCTGTTCGTCGGTCTGGTTGCGTATTCGATGATCACCGGCATCCTGCAAACCGTGCAGGGGCTCCCGAAACACTGA
- a CDS encoding NAD(P)H-hydrate dehydratase, translating into MLLTRAQMQHVEQETFARGITADVLMEGVGAKLARFVMQFFPRPGLLVCYAGKGHNAGDAFVAARHLSAAGWRVLVRTPFSRDEFAPLTRDKFDLLRAAVLTSPFRPSTPQDGPLVQLDALVGLGARGELQHPLASLAVEMNTLRREADAKTVAVDFPSGLDPETGVPGEPCVEADFTATAGFAKTGLVADAAINHTGRLGVLDSPDFIKPDHGNHAELLTAPLLRKAWPPRLYDTNKGMCGRVMLMAGSRGTLGAAHLCCAGAVKGGAGLVSLAALPDDYELLATTMLPEVMVRPFTHLTDALALPVDAMAIGPGLGTAHAARTLRVVREAACPSVIDADALTIIAHAGLKHLDSVKGPRLLTPHPGEMQRLLAGKQIGDRAKTAEEFAARHPVTLLLKGSRTVIAEKGRALRYNTTGNPGMATGGMGDVLTGICAALLGQGADTYWAASIGAWVSGRAAEIAVTRGGASVESLTPTDVLSHLGRAFESLRAGDF; encoded by the coding sequence ATGCTTCTCACCCGCGCGCAGATGCAGCACGTCGAGCAGGAGACGTTTGCCCGCGGCATCACGGCCGACGTGCTGATGGAAGGCGTGGGCGCGAAGCTTGCGCGCTTTGTCATGCAGTTTTTCCCGCGACCGGGGCTTCTGGTTTGCTATGCGGGCAAGGGCCACAACGCCGGGGATGCATTCGTCGCCGCGCGCCACTTGTCCGCAGCCGGCTGGCGGGTGCTGGTGCGCACACCTTTCTCGCGCGATGAATTCGCGCCTTTGACCCGCGACAAATTCGATCTTCTGCGCGCCGCCGTCTTGACTTCCCCTTTCCGGCCTTCGACGCCGCAGGATGGTCCGCTGGTGCAACTGGACGCGCTGGTCGGTCTGGGCGCCCGGGGCGAATTGCAGCATCCCCTCGCATCGCTCGCCGTGGAAATGAACACCCTGCGCCGCGAGGCGGACGCCAAGACCGTGGCGGTGGATTTTCCCTCCGGCCTCGATCCGGAAACCGGCGTGCCGGGAGAACCGTGCGTGGAGGCCGACTTCACCGCGACCGCGGGCTTCGCCAAAACCGGTCTGGTGGCCGACGCAGCGATCAACCATACGGGACGGCTGGGCGTGCTCGACTCGCCGGATTTCATCAAGCCGGATCACGGCAACCACGCGGAATTGCTGACTGCGCCCCTGCTGCGCAAGGCGTGGCCGCCGCGCCTTTATGACACGAACAAGGGCATGTGCGGGCGCGTGATGCTGATGGCCGGATCGCGCGGGACACTCGGAGCGGCGCACCTGTGCTGTGCGGGCGCGGTGAAAGGCGGCGCAGGCCTCGTTTCGCTGGCGGCGCTGCCGGACGACTACGAACTTCTGGCCACGACCATGCTCCCCGAAGTGATGGTGCGCCCCTTCACGCACCTCACCGACGCTTTGGCACTTCCGGTGGATGCGATGGCGATCGGCCCCGGCCTCGGGACGGCGCACGCCGCGCGGACTTTGCGGGTGGTGCGCGAGGCGGCATGCCCTTCGGTCATCGATGCGGACGCACTCACGATCATCGCGCACGCGGGACTGAAGCATCTGGACTCGGTGAAAGGTCCGCGACTGTTGACACCCCACCCCGGCGAAATGCAGCGGTTGCTCGCGGGAAAACAGATCGGAGACCGTGCAAAGACGGCCGAGGAGTTCGCGGCACGGCACCCGGTCACGCTGCTGCTCAAGGGGTCGAGGACGGTCATCGCGGAAAAGGGCCGGGCTTTGCGTTACAACACGACGGGCAATCCCGGGATGGCGACCGGCGGAATGGGCGATGTGCTGACCGGGATCTGCGCGGCGCTTTTGGGACAGGGAGCCGACACGTATTGGGCGGCATCCATCGGAGCATGGGTGAGCGGCCGTGCGGCGGAAATTGCGGTGACAAGAGGCGGAGCATCCGTCGAGTCGCTCACGCCGACCGATGTGTTGTCACATCTCGGGCGCGCGTTTGAGTCGTTGCGCGCGGGAGATTTTTAG